Proteins encoded together in one Longimicrobium sp. window:
- a CDS encoding sigma-70 family RNA polymerase sigma factor, translated as MLDREAAEALFLEHLPFIDRAAAIACVKKGIHGADAEDFAARVRMALIEDDYGIVRRFDGGSEFKTYLSTVIMRLLVNFQRELGGRWRGSVAAQRLGPPADELERLVHREGFTLLQAGEKLRTEGRTTLSDAELARLFGQLPVRAPLRPEVQEPATGLEGKDDSRADDRVMDAEVDSRRAEIVGALDAAMRQLDPEERMIVKLRYADGNTLADVARTLRLDQKPLYRRAPRLLARLLELLESAGLRQDDVRGLLNDDDES; from the coding sequence ATGCTTGACCGCGAGGCCGCCGAGGCGCTCTTCCTGGAGCATCTGCCCTTCATCGACAGGGCCGCCGCGATCGCCTGCGTCAAAAAGGGCATCCACGGCGCCGATGCCGAAGACTTCGCCGCCCGGGTGAGAATGGCGCTGATCGAGGACGACTATGGTATCGTGCGCCGCTTCGACGGAGGCTCCGAGTTCAAGACATACCTTTCGACCGTGATCATGCGCCTTCTGGTCAACTTCCAGCGCGAGCTGGGGGGACGCTGGCGCGGTTCGGTGGCTGCCCAGCGGCTAGGGCCGCCCGCGGACGAGCTGGAGAGGCTCGTGCACCGGGAAGGGTTCACGCTGCTGCAGGCGGGGGAGAAGCTGCGCACGGAGGGGCGCACCACGCTTTCCGATGCCGAGCTTGCGCGCCTTTTCGGCCAGTTACCAGTACGCGCGCCGTTGCGTCCCGAGGTTCAGGAGCCGGCGACCGGGCTGGAAGGGAAGGATGACTCGCGGGCGGACGACCGGGTGATGGACGCCGAAGTCGACAGCCGGCGCGCGGAGATCGTGGGTGCTCTGGACGCGGCCATGCGGCAGCTCGATCCGGAAGAGCGGATGATCGTGAAGCTGCGCTACGCCGATGGGAACACCCTGGCAGACGTGGCGCGTACCCTGCGCCTGGATCAGAAACCGCTGTACCGTCGCGCACCGCGCCTGCTCGCCCGTCTTCTCGAGCTCCTGGAGAGCGCCGGGTTGCGCCAGGACGATGTGCGTGGCCTCCTTAATGACGATGACGAATCATGA